A stretch of DNA from Carettochelys insculpta isolate YL-2023 chromosome 18, ASM3395843v1, whole genome shotgun sequence:
TTCCTGTCTGGGCGTCAGGCTGTTGAACGGCTGTTTGTTAAGAAACAACAAAATGTCAGCAGGATTTGTAAGCAGTTGTAACCATTATATACGGCGCTTTGCCTAAAAATCAGAGACGGTAACTTGCCaggcctgctgctctgcatgtgtGTTCATACCACCACTGGCTCTTTTTGACATTTCTGCAAACAGCTTATAAATATTCCATGGGAGAGgccgctcctgctgctgctgttcttggtGTGTGAATGGAAATACCAGGCAGCAAACGCAGAGGCGCGCTGGCCTTACTTAACAAGTGGTGGACAAATCAGAGTAATTGGCCAGGATATTTTGGAGGCTTTGTTCCAGTGAAAGCAAAGAATGCTCCCACAGCCTGAATTTCCCCTCAGCGCAGTGCAGAGCGCAACGTCTGCTTCCTTTTACGAATGGGAGAATAGAGATGGAGTCAAGGGACACGTCCAAGGTCACACATTCTGGGCgtgccagagctgggactggAAATGAGGAACACCAGACTGCCTGGCTTGTACGGCATCCGCCAGGCCTTGCTGCCCTTCCTTACAAAGGCCCAAATGTTCAGGCAATCACCGAAAGCTAATCCCTCTTCTCCGACCCGCGGGCGGGGGGGGCAAGGAACATTTTTACGACTCAGGCGCTGGCCTGACTCTCAGGAGACCTGCATGAAGTTCTTGGCTCTGCTGTACATTTCCTTGCTCACCTTGAGGACAGACTTTTGCACCTTCTTGTAGGGGCACTACCTGTTGGAGTGCCACGCCAGGGTGCTGTGCTCAGGGGCTGGATGGGCGTGTGGCTGGTAAGCCCTTCTGAGTGTTCTACCCTCAAGCACTGCTGCCGGCAGCTGGAGCTGGAatgctcactctctctctctctcacacacacacgctttcCCTGTTTTGAAAGTCCCACTATTGGGCTAATTTGGTGGTCTCCACGCAAGCTGCAAGCTCAAGAGTTACACTGAGCCATCACCTCCATGCTGCTCCCAAAGCTGCTCTCAGCCCACTCCACTGCAGGCCATGGGCTGAGCTTAAAACCTGACCGAATatttcctggagccccagggctggggacatCAGCCAGACAGAGGCACCAGGGTTGCGGGTCAGCCAGTCTCGGGGCTTTCGCCTCTTGGAGTTGGAACTTTACTGGAGTAACCTTAATATTCAGGGGGCTCAGAAGGGGgctcaggtttggcccaacatAAGGACACAAGGCAGTCCTGAGGTTTGGGTGTGGATCTGAGAGTGGCCTTCACAGGCTGGAGCGTGTTCTGAGCTCGCTTGTTGTTGGTATGTTCTTGCTCTAGTATGACAACTGTTTGGCTGTGAAAACCCCCTGCTTGTTATCCAGTGTGACCTCCTGCGTCTCACAGGACACCCGCCCAGCCCTATGCCAAACGCAGCAATCAGCATTAGACCAAAGTTCTGCATGCCAGCACTGGCCTCGTTATAGACTCATTATGGGTCTTTCCTCTATGAGCGTCCTAGCTATCGTCTGTCCTATGCATTTTCATTTCATCCGCCTCCAAAGCtcgctgtgattttttttctggcccTCTAATGTTAAGGATTCATCTATGGGAGCTGATTCTAAACCCATGAAGTTTAGTTAGTAAGATTTTAATAAGTCTGCAAGTTTCACCACCATATGGGAGGACAGATTTTACAGCAGTGTTAAATATTCAGCATTTACTTGGGAGGGCAAGAGTTCTGTCTCTCCAGCTCAGCTTTAGGGGTGCAAAATTATGTCTGGCTTTTGCTATTCTGGCTTAAATGTCTCTGTCTGTTCCACCAGGTTTTGCCTGCGGTGCTGTCAGCATATGTGAAGTGTCAGGACTCTTTTGTGTCTGTCCCAgaagaagtgaagaaacagatcgACAGAACCAGGTGGGTACCCAGCAATCACCTATTGCAGTACAGacccaacaaagaaagcaacagaatgccACTGGTCACTAGCTGAAGCCCTCAGTTAACACCTCTCCAACATatcatcaaggatctacaacTTACCATGATCCTTTGCTCTCAGAGACCTTGGGACTCTCTTACAGATATCCACCCCAACCTGAAACATATATTCACCGTGAAccacacccacccctcaacagaaacactaactcaggaaccaatcttTGCAACAAACTCCAttgtcaactctgtccacacatGTACTCTAACGACACCATCttagacctaaccacatcagccatatcATCAAAGGcttgttcacctgcacatctactaccATGATAAGTTTCCACAATGTGCCAGCAACGTCCctttgccatgtacattggacaatcAAACTGTCTCTATGCAActgaataaatggacacaaatcagacatcaagaacagtaacatacaaaaacaagtgtgagaacattttaacctctctggacatacagttacagacttgaaagttgccatcctcaagcaaaaaaactaaaacaaaaactgtgaaactgctgagctgtaGTTTACATGCAAATTTGAAACATCAAAATGGCTggggctacactgcccctcccttttggaaggggcatataaatgcagCTGAATAGAAATGCAACTGAAGCGGCATTTATATATCTTGTGCCACATTTGAATACTCAGACAGGCTCTCAATTCCACAagagctgatttcgaaagccaaaacagccgtgtagattgGGCTCATTTGAAAGgcaatgctgcttttgaaaacacccttcttcctaatttttttcagaaaaaagggtgctttcgaaagtggggttaactttcgaatgaaccccatctacatggttgttctggcttttgaaatcagctcttccagaatcaagCTACTGtgccagtatgcaaatgagatgcaaaatTTTTAAAtctgagcctcatttgcatttctgattggctgcatttgccctttctgaaagggtggggcagtgtagctgcagacaatgggtctgaatagggactgggaatggaTCTCTCATTGCAGTAATTTTCCTCTTTAGGTATCACCCTGCTTGAATAAGCTTTGATGTAAtcctcccatctctgtatccctaccaCCTGcatcttttctttccctttctgcaTCTGATGGAGCAAGCTGCAACTCATAAAAGCTTAGTCCATAATAaagttgttaatctttaaggtgccatcaAACAAGGCTACCACTCTGACACCTGTCATCATGCAGGGGAAATCTAGCCCTTTCATAGGGAAAAGCAATCCACTTCCTAATAATTCCATCCCCCCCAGCGCTGGAACAACCTGGGATTCAAGGAGACGGGTCATGCAGGTAGATCTCCTTGATATCTATCCATTGCTTGACCATACAGCCATGTCGAGGAGCAGCCTGCCTGGTGATATGGCTCCTGGTTAACAAACCCAAAGGTGAACACAGCATGGCTGTGGAAACCCTTCCTGAGTAGCAGCAGATGCAAGTCttaatcccagggctggaatcaGTTATTTGCACAGGCCTAAAGAAAAATGCTCCCCTGTGGCTACTCAGGACTGCTTCATCACCATTCCTGCACCAAAGGCTCTGGAACACTTGGCTTGAGGGGGGTCGGGTTTCTTTTTCCATCTATTGAGAGCATCTTGAAATATTCATGAATGTTGGGGGAAGGTTCAGAACAGGTGGGAAGAGAAACTAGAGCATAAACACAGAATGTTTCATGAAAGGAAATCCTTTGCTGGTGCCAACTAAAGAATGTAGCAATGTGCAAAGTATGTCTAATTTACCGTCATCCCATTAAATGTTGAGCCCTACCTCACAGTCCTTAGAGTTAAATGGGAATAGACTCAGAGagccacagaacactagaactcgaagggacatcaagaggtcatcgagtccagtcccctgctctcatggcaggaccaagcaccagctagagcATCccagacagatgtctgtctaacctgctcttaaatatcgccagtgatggtgattccacaacctccctcaacaatttattctggtgtttaaccaccctgacagataggaagtttttcctaatgtccaacctaatcctcccttgctgcagtctaagcccattgctccttgtcctgtcctcagaggccaaggagaacaatttttctccctcctccttgtaacactcttttaggtgcttgaaaaccgctatcatgtcccctctcaatcttctcattgctaaactaaatgagcccagttctttcagtcttccctcagagctcatgttctctagacctttaatcactctcgttgctcttctctggaccttctccaatttctccacatcccttttGCAATGTGGccctcagaactggacactatactccaattaaggcctaatcagaacagagtaaagcagaagaaagatttcttgtgtcttgctcacaacactcctgttaatacatcccagaatcatgtttgctttttttgtaacagcgtcacactgttgactcatatttagcttgtggtccactatgacccctagggTACCTTTCAGCAGTACTCTAtcctagacagtctctttccATTCGGTACATGTCATAGCTGTTCCCCTTTGGTTTTCCAAGCTTTTCAGTTAACTAGCACGCTTCAACTCCTGCAGATGATGAcagcttaggaaaaaaaatctttattttataatttttgtaTACTTGTACAcaagtaaaataaaatgcatatcTATATATACTGCAATCTTAGTGAATGGAAAGACAGCATTCTTTAACAAATGCTGCCCCATAAACATGGCGTGATGGAAATGAACACTGTAAAACTGCAATATTCATAAACATAGGAGTAAAGTAGCATCAAATGCATCACCTCTGCAAATGGGAACTTGCAACGCCATTCCATATGAGTTCAAGTTACAAACAAATTTTGAACATTCTTTCAGGAGCATTTTCTCACatactcttttgttttgttttttgttgtgtgtgtatgtaaattcTATTTCTTTACCATCTGCTGTAGTAATAGCTGCTATGTGAGTAAGTGCAGTTCCAAAGACCAAAGGTATAACTCACAGATTCCAGGACAAATAAATTATATACATCTTGGTTTTGTCTATTTTTTATAAAGGCATCCAGTTAACTTTTGTGTAACAAAGCTTTCTCGGGGCATATAGCAGTTTGCTTCTCTCTTGCAACATTTATGGAGGTCAGCAAAACTCTGGTATTAAAGTGTCATCGACCAAGGGAAGGAGTTGCTTTTAGTAGAGCCACAGTAAGCTCCACACCAAGATGGGAAGCATAGGACTTAGGCTTGGCTGCGACGTGGAGCTGTTTCCTTGCTGGGTGAGGCGGCACTGGGcctttgacttgttttttttagAGCATCCCTGCCTCTTTCTGGTTGGGACTGTGGAGGGTTCAATGGGAGCTAGGAATTCTGGTTTCAACTTGGTCAATGGAGGGTCTACAAGGCTGGGGAAAGTCCCGAAAGGGGAGTCGTTTATCTGCTTGTTGCTCCCATTTTTGGAAGGGTCCGTTTCAATGTACTTGGTTTTGGACATGTTCTCCTTATCTTTGAAAGGGTTGTTGGGGGACGGCCGGCTGCTGTGTGACGATGGACCCGCTTTGCCCTTGGCTTCATAAATAAAAGATTTATCCATTTCCGGCTGGCAGCATTTCCGGGAGCTGTCATGGGAATTTAGAGGGGAATCGGTGGTTGGCAGTCTGCCAGATCTGGTCTTAGTACTAAAAACACTTGTTCTTATCTGATTGGAAGAGTCAACACACCCttccaggtcgctgctctgcagtcTTTTGAGGTCTCTCCCTGCCAAGTtagcaggcagatggcactccaGCTCCGATGAAGACCCTTTAAACTGTCTAAACCAATTCCAGAGAGACTGAGCCTGACAGTCACAGATCCACTGGTTGCCATTTAAACGCAGGTATTGGAGGGACACCAAGGGAGCCATTGTTTCTCCCGTGAGCACTGTCAAGTTGTTATTGAACAGATACAAGGTCATCACTTTCCCAAGGTCATGAAAAGACCTGCGGTGAACCAGACTGACTCTGTTCTGGTGCAACAGGAGTCGATCCAGATTGATCAATCCACGAAAGACGTTCTCTGACAAGCTCTTAATTTTATTACCATGCAAAAACAGGTAGGTGAGATTTGCAAGATCTAGGAAAGTGTCATCCATCAGGTTCTGGAGGTTATTATCCTGAAGATAGAGATACTGCAAGGAGAACAAGCCTCGGAAAAGCCCCGTGGAGAGCTCCAGGAGCCCACAGCGATCGAGGTGTAAGGTGTGAAGGTGAACAAGACCCCGGAAAGTTGTGGGATTGATGTACTTCAAGTTCACATTGTCACTGAGGTCTAACTCCTCCAGTTTGTTGAGCCCAGAAAATGCCCCGGACTCGATGAGGCTGATGTTGTTGGAATGGATCCACAGGATGGTCATGTTGCGGCAGGAGCTGAAGCTGGTGGACTTCACCAGAGTTATCTTGTTGTTGTGCAGGAAAATGCGCTGGGTCTGTATGGGGATCTCAGTGGGGATTACCATCAGACCCTGCTGCTGACAACTTATTGTGATCTTGGGTTCACTATAGCATACGCACGCCCCGGGGCAAGACTCCACTTCTGACTGGATGTTCAACCAAAGCACCAAAATCAGCAGTTTGCTTCCTAAAGGACAATAAAAATAGAAAGTAAATTAGAGCAAGTTACTGGACAGAACTTTTTCTCCGTGATTCATGCATTCAGCTGAAATTCACCTTTGCAAGTGCATTGAATTAACCACGCGGTATCCGCAAACAACATGCGCCAGGGGAGACAAACGATTACAATAAAGAATTAAAATGGTTCCTCCACTCAACACAATAGTTAAAATCAATGCATGTTTGGAGAGAGTGTCTGAACCCTGCATCAGTCTTTCACACTTGGGAGGCCTGAGAGTAAGGTCACAAATGGCAGTCAGTGTTCTTGCAGTTCATGCCGACTGTGGTACAGCATTGTGTGTTGTGCAGGGCAAGTGGTGTGTTTGAGGCTTTTATTCCCTGAGTTAGGTTGCATGTACTGTCCTGCAGTACCCCaaagtgggtgcctcagttttcctaggcacagcatcagggcatagtggtgaggggagttttggtgtgatgacttctaaCGTGTGGGCCAGggcctccctgctctttgtagcctaagcaaccaggtgacacctttcttccccgggaaacAGACcaatggagggaggagggggcctggctggtttgcatgggagctggacagctgggaggtggTTAGTCTCATCAGGCTGGAGAGGGACAAAGGAAagccaggccccagctcagggcccccttggatctccctcctccccaaaatGGACAGTACTGACGGCTCCTGGTCTCTGAGCTGGCAGGTCTATGCctcgctgtgtccctgtcaactaataaatCTTCTCAtttccctgctgaatgagagtcacgtctgccagcagatgggaggcagggcctggggacccccacactccatgacagAGGGAGACTGTGAGCAAATGTCCTAATACACAGGCAGCCTTTACCTTACTCCCCGGGGGCATTCCTTTCCAGCTCCAGCCATCGCACCAGTGAGCACAATTTGCACTAGTGCCCCCCGGCACTACACTACAGCCCTCTACTGACGTACCTACATTGCCCAAGGCTGCGATACGCCCATGACTGAGCACCATA
This window harbors:
- the RTN4R gene encoding reticulon-4 receptor isoform X1 — translated: MKRAIAEGSKLLILVLWLNIQSEVESCPGACVCYSEPKITISCQQQGLMVIPTEIPIQTQRIFLHNNKITLVKSTSFSSCRNMTILWIHSNNISLIESGAFSGLNKLEELDLSDNVNLKYINPTTFRGLVHLHTLHLDRCGLLELSTGLFRGLFSLQYLYLQDNNLQNLMDDTFLDLANLTYLFLHGNKIKSLSENVFRGLINLDRLLLHQNRVSLVHRRSFHDLGKVMTLYLFNNNLTVLTGETMAPLVSLQYLRLNGNQWICDCQAQSLWNWFRQFKGSSSELECHLPANLAGRDLKRLQSSDLEGCVDSSNQIRTSVFSTKTRSGRLPTTDSPLNSHDSSRKCCQPEMDKSFIYEAKGKAGPSSHSSRPSPNNPFKDKENMSKTKYIETDPSKNGSNKQINDSPFGTFPSLVDPPLTKLKPEFLAPIEPSTVPTRKRQGCSKKNKSKAQCRLTQQGNSSTSQPSLSPMLPILVWSLLWLY
- the RTN4R gene encoding reticulon-4 receptor isoform X2, encoding MVIPTEIPIQTQRIFLHNNKITLVKSTSFSSCRNMTILWIHSNNISLIESGAFSGLNKLEELDLSDNVNLKYINPTTFRGLVHLHTLHLDRCGLLELSTGLFRGLFSLQYLYLQDNNLQNLMDDTFLDLANLTYLFLHGNKIKSLSENVFRGLINLDRLLLHQNRVSLVHRRSFHDLGKVMTLYLFNNNLTVLTGETMAPLVSLQYLRLNGNQWICDCQAQSLWNWFRQFKGSSSELECHLPANLAGRDLKRLQSSDLEGCVDSSNQIRTSVFSTKTRSGRLPTTDSPLNSHDSSRKCCQPEMDKSFIYEAKGKAGPSSHSSRPSPNNPFKDKENMSKTKYIETDPSKNGSNKQINDSPFGTFPSLVDPPLTKLKPEFLAPIEPSTVPTRKRQGCSKKNKSKAQCRLTQQGNSSTSQPSLSPMLPILVWSLLWLY